In the Candidatus Binatia bacterium genome, GCTGTGCTCTTCGGTGCGAAGGGTGCGGACCTGACCGACCAGATCCTCGACGAGTACAACCGCAAGAAGAGATAACTTCCGAGGACGGGCCACACGATGGGCACGCCGCTGAAGACATACGAGATCGCCGAGCTCCTGCCGCACCGATATCCCTTTTGCTTCGTGGATCGCGTGCTCGACCTCGTCGAGGGTCAGCAGATTCTCGCTTGCAAAAACGTTTCGTTTAACGAGCCCTACTTTCCGGGCCACTTTCCCGACCAGCCGGTGATGCCGGGGGTGCTGATTTGTGAGGCCCTCGCGCAAGCAGCCGCGCTGATTGCCCATCGGGTGCTGCGAGGGGAGCAGAGCAAGAAGGTCGTCGTCTTGAGTGGGATCGATAGCGCACGCTTCCGCCGGCCGGTGTTGCCAGGTGATCAACTGATCCTGGATGTCAAGCTTGTGCGCCGCCGGCCGCCGTTGTGGAAGTTTCAGGCAGTGGCCAAGGTCGACGGGCACGTGGTGGCCGAGGCCGAGCTGCTGCTCACCGAAACTGAACAGGTGCGTTTGTGAGCGAGGTCAAAATTCACCCGCTTGCAGTTGTGGAACCGGGTGCAGAGCTGGATGCCGGCGTGGAGGTCGGCCCGTTTGCGGTGATTGGCGCCCGCGTGCGCATCGGTGCCCGAACGCAGATTGGGGCGCACGCGGTCGTGACCGGCAACACCGTGATCGGGGAAGACAATCGCATCTTTTCGTTCGCTTCGATTGGGCACATTCCGCAGGATCTCAAATACCGCGGCGAAGAGAGCCGCGTGGAAATCGGCAACCGCAATACCATCCGCGAGTTTGCCACCGTGCATTTGGGCACCGCAGTTGGCGGCATGGTGACCCGCATCGGCGACGACAACCTGCTGATGAACTACACGCACATCGCGCACGACTGCCAGATCGGGAGCCGGGTGATCGTTGCCAACGGAACGCAATTGGCTGGGCATGTGGTGGTGGAGGATTATGCGGTGCTCGGCGCACTCAGTGGCGTTCACCAGTTCGTGCGCGTGGGCGAGTCGGCAATCGTCGGAGCGGGTTCGATGGTTTCGCAGGATGTGCCGCCGTTTTGCAACGCCACCGGTAACCGCGCCACCTTGCATGGGCTGAATATTGTTGGGCTCACGCGCCGTGGCTTTAGCAAGGAGCTGATCCAGCAACTCAAACGCGCTTACCGGATCGTGTTTCGCTCCGGGCTCACGGTGGCCGAAGCCGCAGCCCGCGTGCGTGCGGAGTTTGCCGGCATTCCTGAAGTGGAGCGCTTCATTCGCTTTGTCGAAAGTTCCACACGCGGCGTGTGTCGTTAGGGGCCGCTGTTTGAGGTCCGTCCGCGCGCGTGCCGGTGTGCGCCGAGATCGACCGCGAGGTGTGCGCTCGCTGCCGCGGGGAAAAGTGCGGGCCAGAGGTGGGATGCTGCTGCGCCGTCTGGCTCGCGGGCGTGCAAACGTTGGCGTGGCAAGTTACGTTGAAAGCCTGCCCATGCAACGGATCGGCTTGATTGCGGGGAACGGGCGGTTCCCTCGAATTTTCGCAGGTGCCGCGCGCGGGCTCGGATACGAGGTGGTGGCCGTGGCCCATCGCGGGGAAACGGAGCCAGCGCTGGAGCGAGAGGTCGACCAGTGCACCTGGATTCAAGTGGGACAACTCGGGCGCATCATCGACGTGTTTCGCGCCGCAAAGGTTACCGAAGCGGTGTTCGTTGGCGGCATTCGTAAGCAGGCACTGTTGGAGCAATTCGCGCCAGACGAGCGCGGCTTGGCCTTCTTGGGCCGGCTAGCGCATTTTGGTGACGATGCCGTGCTGCGCGGCTTGGCGGAGGAACTCGAAGGCGAGGGGATCCGGATTCTTCCATCCACGCTGTTCCTGGAATCGTTGCTGACCCCGGCTGACGTGCTGACGTCCACCGCCCCGACGCCGGAGCAGTGGGAGGATATTCGCTTAGGAGTGCGCGTCGCCAAGGCGATTGGTGAGTGGGATATCGGGCAAACGGTGGTGGTGCAAAACCGGATCGTGCTTGCAGTGGAAGCGATCGAAGGGACGGACGCCACGATTGCGCGGGCTGGCCGTCCTGGTGCGGTGGTCGTGAAAGTGAGTAAACCCCAGCAAGACTTGCGCTTCGATGTTCCTGCCGTTGGACCGAACACGATCGACGTGTGTGCCTCAGTCGGCGTGAGCGTGGTGGCGCTGGAAGCAGGGAAAACCTTGCTGCTCGACAAAGAGGCGTTGCTGGCGAAGGCGGATGAGGCGGGAATCGCCGTGGTGGGGGTTGTGCCATGAGTCCGCGCATCCGTGCTGCCGTGATTGGGGCGGGCTACCTCGGCCGCTTCCACGCTCTCAAATACGCGAGCATGCCTGAGGTGGAGCTCGTGGCGGTCGTCGATGTCGATGCGGGGCGCGCCGCCGCCGTGGCTAAGGAAACGAACACGCAAGCACTGGTCGATTACCGCCCGCTGTTAGGGCAAATCGATTGCGCGAGCGTTGCCGTGCCCACACCGCTGCACTGCTCGCTCGCTACCGATTTGCTTTTGGCGGGAGTGGACGTTCTCGTGGAAAAACCGCTGACGGTAACGGCCGCCGAAGGCCGCCAACTCGTCGACCTGGCACGCCAGCACGGACGGATTTTGCAAGTGGGCCACCTCGAACGGTTCAACCCGGCACTGCAGGCCGTGCGCCGCATATTGACCGAGCCACGGTTTGTGGAGTGTCATCGCCTGGGCCCATTCGTGGAACGGGGCAGCGACGTGGATGTGGTCCTGGATCTGATGATTCACGACCTCGACGTGTTGTTGAGTTTGGTCCCGAGCGAGGTGGAGCATGTGGAAGCGGTCGGCGTGCCCGTGCTTTCCCCACACATCGACATCGCCAATGCCCGCTTACGGTTTACCAACGGCTGCATTGCCAATCTGACTGCGAGCCGCGTGGCACTGAAGCGCGAGCGCAAACTGCGGCTGTTCCAAGCCGACACCTACGTGGCCCTCGATTACGGCGAGCGCCACATTCGCATCGTGCGCCGCATCGTTGATAACGGCACGCCGCGGATCGACGTGGAAGAGCTAGCTTTGGGGGAGGCGGACCCATTGTATGCGGAAATCGACCACTTCTTGCATTGCGTGCGCACGCGCGAGCGCCCGTTGGTCGATGGAGCCACAGCGCTGCGCGCCTTGGAAGTGGCGGAGAAGATTCGCACGGGGATGCTCACGGCATGAAGCGGACGGTGATGATCGTCGCCGGCGAAGCATCGGGAGATCTGCACGGCGCAGCGTTGCTCCGCGCTCTCCGTGAGCATGATCCCAACTTGCAAGCGTACGGCATCGGCGGCCAGCACCTTGTTCGCGAGGGGTTGCAGATTCTCGTGCCCACCGATGAAGTGGCGACGATGGGGTTAACGGAAACCTTGGGGAGTTTGCGCCGCGTGCTGCGCGCCTATCGTTTGGCGCGGCAAAGCTTGCGGGAACGTCGGCCCGATTTGGTCGTCCTCATCGATTACCCGGATTTCAATCTGCGGCTCGCACGGCGGGCGAAGAAGCTGGGCCTCAAGGTGTTTTATTACATCAGTCCGCAGGTATGGGCGTGGCGGCGTGGGCGCGTGCGGCTCATGCGCCGCGTGGTTGACCGTTTGGCTGTTGTCTTCCCCTTTGAGGAAGCTCTGTACAACGATGGCGGCGGCCGCTTGGCAGTGTTCGTCGGCCATCCGTTGCTCGACTTGGTTGTGCCGACGCGTGCGGCTTCGGACACGCGCGAACTGTATGGCTTGGACCGCAACCGACCGCTGCTCGCCTTGCTGCCTGGCAGTCGGCGCAAAGAGGTGGGGGCGCTGCTCGGTCCAATGCTGGCCACCGCGCGCGCACTGGCGGAACGCGGTTGGCAAAGCGCATTGGCACTGGCCCCCACATTGCGGCAGGCGGACCTGGAGGAATTCGTTGCCGCTGGCGCCATGGCGGGAATGCCTGTTGTTCACGGTGACACTTATAACCTTGTTCACGCGTGTGACGCCGCGCTGGTCGCCTCCGGGACGGCCACTCTCGAAGTGGCGTTGCTTGGCAAGCCGATGGTGATTGTGTATCGGGTGTCTCCGCTCACTTACCTGTTGGGCCGAATGCTCATTCGCGTCGATCATATCGGCATGCCGAACCTGATT is a window encoding:
- the fabZ gene encoding 3-hydroxyacyl-ACP dehydratase FabZ, with protein sequence MKTYEIAELLPHRYPFCFVDRVLDLVEGQQILACKNVSFNEPYFPGHFPDQPVMPGVLICEALAQAAALIAHRVLRGEQSKKVVVLSGIDSARFRRPVLPGDQLILDVKLVRRRPPLWKFQAVAKVDGHVVAEAELLLTETEQVRL
- the lpxI gene encoding UDP-2,3-diacylglucosamine diphosphatase LpxI (LpxI, functionally equivalent to LpxH, replaces it in LPS biosynthesis in a minority of bacteria.) — its product is MQRIGLIAGNGRFPRIFAGAARGLGYEVVAVAHRGETEPALEREVDQCTWIQVGQLGRIIDVFRAAKVTEAVFVGGIRKQALLEQFAPDERGLAFLGRLAHFGDDAVLRGLAEELEGEGIRILPSTLFLESLLTPADVLTSTAPTPEQWEDIRLGVRVAKAIGEWDIGQTVVVQNRIVLAVEAIEGTDATIARAGRPGAVVVKVSKPQQDLRFDVPAVGPNTIDVCASVGVSVVALEAGKTLLLDKEALLAKADEAGIAVVGVVP
- the lpxA gene encoding acyl-ACP--UDP-N-acetylglucosamine O-acyltransferase — encoded protein: MSEVKIHPLAVVEPGAELDAGVEVGPFAVIGARVRIGARTQIGAHAVVTGNTVIGEDNRIFSFASIGHIPQDLKYRGEESRVEIGNRNTIREFATVHLGTAVGGMVTRIGDDNLLMNYTHIAHDCQIGSRVIVANGTQLAGHVVVEDYAVLGALSGVHQFVRVGESAIVGAGSMVSQDVPPFCNATGNRATLHGLNIVGLTRRGFSKELIQQLKRAYRIVFRSGLTVAEAAARVRAEFAGIPEVERFIRFVESSTRGVCR
- a CDS encoding Gfo/Idh/MocA family oxidoreductase, whose translation is MSPRIRAAVIGAGYLGRFHALKYASMPEVELVAVVDVDAGRAAAVAKETNTQALVDYRPLLGQIDCASVAVPTPLHCSLATDLLLAGVDVLVEKPLTVTAAEGRQLVDLARQHGRILQVGHLERFNPALQAVRRILTEPRFVECHRLGPFVERGSDVDVVLDLMIHDLDVLLSLVPSEVEHVEAVGVPVLSPHIDIANARLRFTNGCIANLTASRVALKRERKLRLFQADTYVALDYGERHIRIVRRIVDNGTPRIDVEELALGEADPLYAEIDHFLHCVRTRERPLVDGATALRALEVAEKIRTGMLTA
- the lpxB gene encoding lipid-A-disaccharide synthase; the protein is MKRTVMIVAGEASGDLHGAALLRALREHDPNLQAYGIGGQHLVREGLQILVPTDEVATMGLTETLGSLRRVLRAYRLARQSLRERRPDLVVLIDYPDFNLRLARRAKKLGLKVFYYISPQVWAWRRGRVRLMRRVVDRLAVVFPFEEALYNDGGGRLAVFVGHPLLDLVVPTRAASDTRELYGLDRNRPLLALLPGSRRKEVGALLGPMLATARALAERGWQSALALAPTLRQADLEEFVAAGAMAGMPVVHGDTYNLVHACDAALVASGTATLEVALLGKPMVIVYRVSPLTYLLGRMLIRVDHIGMPNLILGRRVAPEFLQQDVRPEVLIPAVERAWEERSAFARSWQELRERLGAHGAARRAAALAWELVA